AATCCAGATTTTTTTCAGCAAGTTCAAGCAATTGTTTTTTATCTCCACGCTGCGGGATAGTGATTATTATATTTGTTTCTGTTGATTCAATATCCACAGGAACTACAATCTCCGGTGCAATACTATTAAATTTGTCTCTCAATCCGGGTATAACAAATGACAACAGATCTGAGTGGTCATCATCCAGATTCATCTCCATTTCGACAATATCCGTATTAATTAAAGCACCATTGATGATCTTTAAATAATGAACATAAGCCATGTTTTTATCACTTTTTATGGCAAATACATCCAGATCACGAACATTGGTACTCACAATAGTAGAGCTGGATTGATAATCTTCAAACGCAATGAGTTTGTCTTTGAGCAACTGTGCTTTTTCAAATTCCAGATTTTCTGCGTGACGGGTCATTTCACTTAATATATAATCCTTTACCTGCTTGAAATTACCCTTCAGAATATTTTTTACCTGTTCGATTTTGGCATTATAAGTTTCTTCACATTCCATTCCTTCACAGGGTCCCATACAGTTTTTGATATGAAATTCCAGACACACTTTAAACTTGTTTCTGGTGATGTTTTCATGGGTCAGATTTAAATTGCAGGTCCTGAGTGGGAATAGTTTTTTCACTATATCCAATAGAATATTTACCCTGTATTTTGAAGTGTAAGGTCCGAAATAGGTTGAACCATCTCTAATGATACGCCGGGTAAAAAATACCCGTGGAAATCTTTCGTTTTTAATACAAATATAAGTGTAAGTTTTGCCGTCCTTGAGCATGACGTTGTATCTCGGCTGATGTTTTTTGATCAGTGTATTTTCAAGGAGTAGTGCGTCGTGTTCGGTATTGACTACCGTGTATTCAATTCTGTATGCATGTTTGGTTAGGGCTACCGTTTTATATGCGATATATTTTTTTTCACCAAAATAGGAATTGAGTCTGTTGCGGAGATTTTTGGCTTTACCTACATATAAAATGGTATCACTTTCGTCCATAAAACGATAGACACCGGGTTCATTCGGAATATTCTCAACGATTGCTCTAAAGTCTGCTGTGGTCATTTAGTGAAATTGCGGTAATGATTGAGAAAAGTCAC
The genomic region above belongs to Saprospiraceae bacterium and contains:
- a CDS encoding excinuclease ABC subunit C, yielding MTTADFRAIVENIPNEPGVYRFMDESDTILYVGKAKNLRNRLNSYFGEKKYIAYKTVALTKHAYRIEYTVVNTEHDALLLENTLIKKHQPRYNVMLKDGKTYTYICIKNERFPRVFFTRRIIRDGSTYFGPYTSKYRVNILLDIVKKLFPLRTCNLNLTHENITRNKFKVCLEFHIKNCMGPCEGMECEETYNAKIEQVKNILKGNFKQVKDYILSEMTRHAENLEFEKAQLLKDKLIAFEDYQSSSTIVSTNVRDLDVFAIKSDKNMAYVHYLKIINGALINTDIVEMEMNLDDDHSDLLSFVIPGLRDKFNSIAPEIVVPVDIESTETNIIITIPQRGDKKQLLELAEKNLDYYMLQKRKEVMNSKKKMSGTERILTTLKNDLMMKETPFHIECFDNSNIQGSHPVSSCVVFKNAKPSNKDYRHFKVKSVVGPDDFASMEEVVYRRYKRLTEENASLPQLIIIDGGKGQLSSAVKSLEKLDILHKVTVIGIAKKLEEIFFPGDSIPLYINKKSESLKLIQQARNEAHRFAISFHRDQRSKHFLGSQLSNIPGIGPKTAEKLLKHFGSVQRLKESGIEEIEKLAGKSLAVKIRDYLDD